One window of the Eucalyptus grandis isolate ANBG69807.140 chromosome 6, ASM1654582v1, whole genome shotgun sequence genome contains the following:
- the LOC120294446 gene encoding 2-oxoglutarate-dependent dioxygenase AOP3-like gives MNIDGAEKLEECESSPLSCGPLEMTTSGTDLSPFIKTVHDYGKFIAEIEKVVFGMVCETDLDANVNPIAHTDKSFLSYLHQNNIRGLEVRTKDGEWFTFEPSASTFMVMAGDACVAWSNGRIKACYHRVAVREESQVRYSLGTFSYISGIIESPEEFINKAHPRQYKPFNHIDFLCYYDSSDNRIKAESLIKSYCGVQAN, from the exons ATGAACATCGACGGTGCCGAGAAGCTTGAAGAGTGTGAAAGTTCACCTCTATCATGTGGCCCTCTGGAAATGACCACTTCTGGTACTGATCTTTCTCCCTTTAT CAAAACTGTTCATGACTATGGCAAATTCATAGCTGAGATAGAGAAAGTAGTATTCGGGATGGTCTGCGAGA CAGACCTTGACGCTAACGTGAACCCGATCGCTCATACAGACAAGAGCTTTTTGTCCTACTTGCACCAGAACAACATTAGGGGCTTGGAAGTGAGGACCAAAGACGGGGAGTGGTTCACTTTCGAGCCCTCGGCTTCGACTTTCATGGTCATGGCCGGTGATGCATGTGTG GCATGGAGCAATGGGAGGATCAAAGCTTGTTACCACCGAGTGGCAGTTAGAGAAGAGAGTCAAGTGAGATACTCTCTCGGGACATTCTCGTACATCTCGGGGATAATCGAGAGCCCCGAGGAGTTCATCAACAAAGCACACCCACGGCAATACAAGCCTTTCAATCACATCGATTTCCTTTGCTACTATGACTCTAGTGACAACCGCATCAAGGCCGAGAGCCTCATCAAGTCCTACTGTGGAGTTCAGGCCAATTAG